In a genomic window of Mycolicibacter heraklionensis:
- a CDS encoding sigma 54-interacting transcriptional regulator, which yields MTAPNAPHDLPKTLGELRAAGHRERGVKQEIAENLLARLGDGDDAAAIWPGIFGFEETVLPQLERALIAGHDIVLLGERGQGKTRLLRALTGLLDEWTPVIAGAELGEHPYSPITPESIRRAAELGDDLPVAWRHRSERYTEKLATPDTSVADLVGDIDPIKVAEGRSLGDPETIAYGLIPRAHRGVVAVNELPDLAERIQVAMLNVMEERDIQVRGYTLRLPLDVLVVASANPEDYTNRGRIITPLKDRFGAEIRTHYPLELDAEVGVIAQEAHLSAQVPDYLLAVLARFARYLRESRSVDQRSGVSARFAIAAAETVAASARHRGAVLGETDPVARVVDLSTIVDVLRGKLEFESGEEGREQAVLEHLLRRATADTAARALGGIDVGPLVAAVENATVTTGERISAKAVLAALPDLPVIDAVAQRLGAESDGERAAALELALEALYLAKRIDKTSDEGETVYG from the coding sequence GTGACCGCGCCGAATGCCCCGCACGATCTGCCCAAGACTCTCGGTGAGCTGCGTGCTGCCGGTCACCGGGAAAGGGGGGTCAAACAGGAGATTGCCGAGAACCTCTTGGCCCGGCTCGGCGACGGTGACGACGCCGCGGCCATCTGGCCCGGCATCTTCGGGTTCGAGGAGACCGTGCTGCCGCAACTCGAGCGCGCGCTGATCGCCGGTCACGACATCGTGCTGCTCGGCGAACGCGGCCAGGGCAAGACCCGGCTGCTGCGAGCGCTGACCGGATTGCTCGACGAGTGGACACCGGTGATCGCCGGCGCCGAGCTCGGTGAGCACCCGTATTCGCCGATCACGCCCGAGTCGATTCGACGGGCCGCCGAACTCGGCGACGACCTGCCGGTGGCGTGGCGGCACCGCAGCGAGCGCTACACCGAGAAGCTGGCCACCCCCGACACCAGCGTCGCCGACCTGGTCGGCGACATCGACCCGATCAAGGTGGCCGAGGGCCGCAGTCTGGGCGACCCCGAGACCATTGCCTACGGGCTGATCCCGCGGGCGCACCGGGGCGTCGTCGCCGTCAACGAACTGCCCGACCTGGCCGAGCGCATCCAGGTGGCGATGCTCAACGTGATGGAGGAACGCGACATCCAGGTGCGCGGCTACACGCTGCGGCTGCCGCTGGACGTGCTGGTGGTCGCCAGCGCCAACCCGGAGGACTACACCAACCGCGGCCGCATCATCACCCCGCTCAAGGACCGCTTCGGTGCCGAGATCCGCACCCACTACCCGCTGGAACTCGACGCCGAGGTGGGCGTGATCGCCCAAGAGGCGCACCTGAGCGCGCAGGTGCCCGACTATCTGCTGGCCGTGCTGGCCCGCTTCGCGCGCTACCTGCGCGAGTCCCGCTCGGTGGATCAGCGCTCCGGTGTCTCGGCGCGCTTCGCGATCGCCGCCGCGGAGACGGTGGCGGCGTCGGCCCGCCACCGCGGCGCGGTGCTGGGCGAAACCGATCCGGTGGCCCGGGTGGTGGACCTGAGCACGATCGTCGACGTGCTGCGCGGCAAGCTGGAATTCGAGTCCGGCGAGGAAGGTCGTGAACAGGCGGTGCTGGAGCACCTGCTGCGCCGGGCCACCGCCGATACCGCGGCGCGGGCGCTGGGTGGGATCGACGTGGGCCCCCTGGTGGCGGCGGTCGAAAACGCGACGGTGACGACGGGGGAGCGGATTTCCGCCAAAGCGGTGCTGGCGGCGCTGCCGGATCTGCCGGTGATCGATGCCGTCGCCCAGCGGCTGGGTGCGGAGTCCGACGGGGAACGCGCCGCGGCACTCGAGTTGGCCTTGGAAGCACTGTATTTGGCCAAGCGCATCGACAAGACGTCGGACGAGGGCGAAACCGTCTATGGCTAG
- a CDS encoding cell division protein PerM translates to MTGGKPGSNPTRDLVRVAFGPSVVALTVIAAVTLLQLLIANSDMTGASGAIASMWLGVHQVPIAIGGRDLGVLPLLPVLLMVAGTARTTAQATARGASWFVIRWIVASALGGPLLIAAVSLAVIHDAASVITELQTPHALGAFAHVFAVHAIGAALGVGTRVGRRALAETRLPGWLADSVRAAITGMLALFGLSGAVTVVSLVWHWGTMHELYAITDSLFGQLSLTLLAVLYVPNVLVGATAMAVGSSAHIGPALFSAFTVLGGDIPALPILAAAPTPPLGPAWVALLIIGAASGVAVGQQCARRPLPLLPALAKVAAAAFIAAVSMAVLGAAGGGRLGNFGDVGVDQLTFGPAVFGWFAAIGALTVVMIGGVRADAMAGTQRVLPPGPARPAEPEGVAEPIPAPIVDVDPEDLASAAELFEPDELFDADFEPGFQSDEVTDGGELNWTPEPEPPRTFRSHAPTQPPGPLEDPEDLMFTDDDGYDR, encoded by the coding sequence GTGACCGGCGGCAAACCAGGCTCGAACCCGACCCGCGACCTGGTACGGGTCGCGTTCGGCCCGTCCGTCGTGGCGTTGACGGTCATCGCAGCGGTGACGCTGCTGCAGTTGCTGATCGCCAACAGCGACATGACCGGGGCGTCGGGTGCCATCGCCAGCATGTGGCTGGGCGTGCACCAGGTGCCGATTGCAATCGGCGGCCGTGACCTGGGGGTGTTACCGCTGCTGCCGGTGCTGCTGATGGTGGCCGGCACGGCACGAACCACCGCGCAGGCCACCGCCCGTGGTGCCTCGTGGTTCGTCATCCGCTGGATCGTGGCCTCGGCTCTGGGCGGCCCGCTGTTGATCGCGGCGGTCTCGCTGGCGGTCATCCACGACGCGGCATCGGTCATCACCGAGCTGCAGACCCCGCATGCCCTGGGTGCCTTCGCGCACGTGTTCGCTGTGCACGCGATCGGCGCGGCACTGGGAGTGGGGACCAGGGTTGGCCGGCGTGCGCTGGCCGAGACGCGGCTGCCGGGCTGGCTGGCGGACTCGGTGCGGGCCGCGATCACCGGCATGCTGGCGCTGTTCGGCCTGTCCGGGGCGGTGACGGTGGTCTCGCTGGTCTGGCACTGGGGCACCATGCACGAGCTCTACGCGATCACCGATTCGCTGTTCGGCCAGCTAAGCCTGACGCTGTTGGCGGTGCTGTATGTGCCGAATGTCCTGGTCGGCGCGACGGCGATGGCGGTCGGCTCGAGCGCACACATCGGCCCCGCGCTGTTCAGCGCGTTCACCGTGCTCGGCGGCGACATCCCGGCGCTGCCGATTCTGGCTGCGGCACCCACGCCGCCGTTGGGCCCGGCCTGGGTGGCGCTGCTGATCATCGGGGCGGCTTCCGGAGTGGCCGTCGGGCAACAATGCGCCCGCCGGCCGCTACCGCTGCTTCCGGCGCTGGCCAAAGTGGCGGCGGCGGCCTTCATCGCGGCGGTGTCGATGGCCGTGCTCGGGGCCGCCGGTGGGGGACGGCTGGGCAACTTCGGTGACGTCGGGGTGGATCAGCTGACCTTCGGCCCCGCGGTGTTCGGTTGGTTCGCCGCGATCGGAGCGCTGACGGTGGTGATGATCGGCGGGGTCCGGGCTGATGCGATGGCCGGGACGCAGCGGGTGCTGCCGCCCGGCCCCGCGCGGCCCGCGGAGCCCGAAGGGGTCGCCGAACCGATCCCGGCGCCGATCGTGGACGTCGACCCCGAGGATCTCGCGTCAGCCGCGGAGCTCTTCGAACCGGACGAGCTGTTCGACGCCGACTTCGAACCGGGCTTCCAATCAGACGAGGTCACCGACGGCGGCGAGTTGAATTGGACGCCAGAACCCGAGCCGCCGCGAACGTTTCGGTCGCACGCGCCGACGCAGCCGCCGGGCCCGCTGGAAGACCCCGAAGACCTGATGTTCACCGACGACGACGGGTACGACCGCTAA
- a CDS encoding N-acyl-D-amino-acid deacylase family protein, translating to MGYDLIIRNGLWFDGLGNAPQVRTLGIRDGVVADIVSGELDETGCPDVIDAAGKWVVPGFIDVHTHYDAEVLLDPGLRESVRHGVTTVLLGNCSLSTVYAESEDAADLFSRVEAVPRKFVLDALQSKKTWSTPAEYVRALDELPLGPNVSSMLGHSDLRTAVLGLDRATTDGVVPTDAELEKMATLLDQGLEAGLLGMSGMDAPIDKLDGDRFRSRALPSTFATWRERRRLIKVLRKRGRMLQSAPDVRNPLTALNFFLTSSGIFGRRRGVRMSLLVSADAKSAPGAVRVFGPGARLLNAVLGSSVRFQHLPVPFELYSDGIDLPVFEEFGGGTAALHLRDQLERNALLADTEYRRRFRKAFDRKKLGPSLWHRDFHDAVIVECPDASLIGKSFGQIAEERGLHPLDAFLDVLVDNGERNVRWTTIVANHRPKQLDKLANEPVIHMGFSDAGAHLRNMAFYNFSLRLLKRVRDAEAAGRPFMSVQRAVYRLTSEVADWFGFDAGTLREGDRADFVVIDPAGLTDAVDAYHEEKVPFYGDLSRMVNRNDDAVVATGVGGTVVFRNGQFCDGYGTTVRSGRFLRAGSRELQSV from the coding sequence GTGGGCTATGACCTGATCATCCGCAACGGACTGTGGTTCGACGGCCTGGGCAACGCCCCGCAGGTCCGCACCCTGGGCATCCGCGACGGCGTCGTCGCCGACATCGTGTCGGGGGAGCTGGATGAAACCGGCTGCCCGGACGTGATCGACGCGGCCGGCAAGTGGGTGGTCCCGGGTTTCATCGACGTGCACACCCACTACGACGCCGAGGTGCTGCTGGACCCGGGGCTGCGGGAGTCGGTGCGCCACGGCGTCACCACGGTGCTGCTGGGCAACTGCTCGCTGTCGACGGTCTACGCCGAGTCCGAGGATGCCGCCGACCTCTTCAGCCGGGTGGAGGCGGTGCCGCGCAAGTTCGTCCTGGATGCGCTGCAGTCCAAAAAGACCTGGTCGACGCCCGCCGAGTACGTGCGCGCCCTCGACGAGTTGCCGCTCGGGCCCAATGTCAGTTCCATGCTTGGTCATTCGGACCTGCGGACCGCGGTGCTCGGCTTGGACCGCGCCACCACCGACGGTGTCGTCCCGACCGATGCCGAGCTGGAGAAGATGGCCACACTGCTCGACCAGGGGCTCGAGGCCGGACTGCTGGGCATGTCCGGGATGGACGCCCCCATCGACAAGCTCGACGGCGACCGGTTCCGGTCCCGGGCGCTGCCGTCGACGTTCGCCACCTGGCGTGAGCGGCGGCGGTTGATCAAGGTGCTGCGCAAGCGCGGCCGGATGCTGCAGAGCGCACCCGACGTCCGAAACCCGTTGACGGCCTTGAACTTCTTCCTGACCAGCAGCGGGATCTTCGGCCGGCGGCGCGGCGTTCGGATGAGCCTGCTGGTCTCCGCCGACGCCAAGTCGGCACCGGGCGCGGTGCGGGTCTTCGGTCCGGGTGCTCGGCTGCTCAACGCCGTACTGGGATCCAGCGTGCGGTTCCAGCACCTGCCGGTGCCGTTCGAGTTGTATTCCGACGGAATCGATCTGCCGGTCTTCGAGGAGTTCGGCGGGGGAACCGCCGCGCTGCACCTGCGCGACCAACTGGAGCGCAATGCGCTGCTGGCCGACACCGAGTACCGCCGCCGGTTCCGCAAGGCCTTCGACCGCAAGAAGCTGGGCCCGAGCTTGTGGCACCGCGACTTCCACGACGCGGTGATCGTCGAATGCCCGGACGCCAGCCTGATCGGCAAGAGCTTCGGGCAGATCGCCGAGGAGCGCGGGCTGCACCCGCTGGACGCGTTCCTCGATGTATTGGTGGACAACGGCGAACGTAACGTCCGCTGGACCACGATCGTCGCCAACCACCGGCCCAAGCAGCTGGACAAGCTGGCCAACGAGCCGGTGATCCACATGGGGTTCTCCGATGCCGGAGCACACCTGCGCAACATGGCCTTCTACAACTTCTCGCTGCGCCTGCTCAAGCGAGTCCGCGACGCCGAGGCGGCCGGGCGTCCGTTCATGAGCGTCCAGCGGGCGGTCTACCGGTTGACCTCCGAAGTCGCCGACTGGTTCGGGTTCGACGCCGGCACATTGCGCGAAGGCGACCGCGCGGACTTCGTGGTGATCGACCCGGCGGGCCTGACCGACGCCGTGGACGCCTACCACGAGGAGAAGGTGCCGTTCTATGGCGACCTGAGCCGGATGGTCAACCGCAACGACGACGCGGTGGTCGCCACCGGCGTGGGCGGCACCGTCGTGTTCCGCAACGGGCAGTTCTGCGACGGCTACGGCACCACGGTGCGCTCCGGCCGTTTCCTGCGCGCCGGATCCCGTGAGCTGCAATCGGTCTAG
- a CDS encoding TetR/AcrR family transcriptional regulator: protein MARTQQERRETTVARLLDASIATIAEIGYARASAKVIAARAGVSDGALFRHFGTMGDFMAATAQEVLRRQLELIGKQVAEIPPDGPALEAILTLLRDLTANSNNAVVYELLIAARTDEKLRSTLSEVLDEYGAKIYDTARGFPGADAFPEELFPNIVALLTNTFDGAAIVRAVLPQPEIEANRIPLLLALLQGQS from the coding sequence ATGGCCAGAACCCAACAGGAGCGCCGCGAGACCACCGTCGCCAGGCTGCTCGACGCCAGCATCGCCACCATCGCCGAGATCGGCTATGCCCGGGCGTCGGCCAAGGTGATCGCCGCGCGCGCCGGGGTCTCCGACGGGGCGTTGTTCCGTCACTTCGGCACCATGGGCGACTTCATGGCGGCCACCGCCCAGGAGGTGCTGCGACGTCAGCTGGAGCTGATCGGTAAGCAGGTAGCGGAGATCCCGCCCGACGGACCGGCGCTGGAGGCGATACTGACCCTGCTGCGTGATCTGACGGCAAACTCCAACAACGCGGTGGTCTACGAGCTGCTGATCGCCGCCCGCACCGACGAGAAGCTGCGGTCCACGCTGTCGGAGGTGTTGGACGAATACGGTGCCAAGATCTACGACACCGCCCGTGGATTTCCCGGTGCCGACGCATTTCCCGAGGAGCTGTTCCCCAACATCGTTGCGCTGCTTACCAACACCTTCGACGGCGCGGCGATCGTGCGGGCCGTGCTGCCGCAGCCCGAGATCGAGGCCAACCGGATTCCGCTGCTTTTGGCCCTGTTGCAGGGGCAGAGCTAG
- a CDS encoding LLM class F420-dependent oxidoreductase → MDYGLVLFTSDRGINPAAAAKLADDHGFTTFYVPEHTHIPVKRQAAHPTTGDESLPDDRYMRTLDPWVSLGAACAVTSRVRLSTAVALPVEHDPITLAKSIATLDHLSGGRVSLGVGFGWNTDELADHGVPAGRRRTMLREYLEAMRALWTQEEASYEGEFVNFGPSWAWPKPVQSHVPVLVGAAGTEKNFKWIARSADGWITTPRDFDIDAPVKLLQDTWAAAGRDGAPQIVALDFKPVPEKLAHWAELGVTETLFGLPDRSESEVAAYVERLAGKLGLST, encoded by the coding sequence ATGGATTACGGGCTCGTGCTGTTCACCAGTGACCGCGGAATCAACCCGGCTGCCGCCGCCAAACTCGCCGATGATCACGGCTTCACCACGTTCTATGTGCCGGAGCACACGCACATTCCGGTGAAGCGGCAAGCCGCCCACCCGACCACCGGGGACGAGTCTCTGCCCGATGACCGTTATATGCGCACCCTGGACCCGTGGGTCAGTCTGGGGGCCGCCTGCGCGGTGACCTCGCGAGTGCGCCTGTCGACTGCGGTGGCGCTGCCGGTCGAGCATGATCCGATCACGCTGGCGAAATCAATCGCCACACTGGACCATCTGTCCGGCGGCCGGGTGAGCCTGGGTGTCGGATTCGGTTGGAACACTGATGAACTGGCCGATCACGGCGTGCCGGCCGGACGGCGGCGCACCATGCTGCGGGAGTACCTGGAGGCGATGCGGGCGCTGTGGACGCAGGAGGAAGCGTCCTACGAGGGCGAGTTCGTGAACTTCGGCCCGAGCTGGGCTTGGCCCAAGCCGGTGCAGTCGCACGTTCCGGTGCTGGTCGGTGCGGCCGGCACCGAGAAGAACTTCAAGTGGATCGCCCGCAGCGCCGACGGCTGGATCACCACACCGCGTGACTTCGACATCGACGCGCCGGTCAAGCTGCTGCAGGACACCTGGGCGGCCGCGGGCCGCGACGGAGCACCCCAGATCGTGGCGTTGGACTTCAAGCCGGTTCCCGAGAAGCTGGCGCACTGGGCCGAGTTGGGTGTGACCGAAACCCTGTTCGGGTTGCCGGACCGCTCCGAGTCCGAGGTGGCGGCGTATGTGGAACGGCTGGCCGGCAAGCTGGGGCTCAGCACCTAG
- a CDS encoding alpha/beta hydrolase: MNFPEWRERPAQTYFGPASWQAQLLAAAAAIFLRTSIAVLTLVGMVVNWFWPAALQRARLDLIDQPMRYIRALPGTEVIRERLTDCPAEWVVAPGARDSNRVIVYFHGSALVTLGLNSHRRFASKLSAVTGAKVFNVGYRLAPLAGIDEAVADGLCAYRRVLDAGFTADHVVVAGDSAGGLMAVNTALAARDAGLPAPAGQVLMSPLTSSDMAIKREAARTHRDPFFPFMAFMFIYRVFATVNGTRELPVMPPEAELRGLGPFLLQVGNNEMLRNDTFVLADKLTAAGVPNWVQVWDRALHMFQLTFDFNPDARRAVAEIADFVEYAVANAAPSAESTLGA, encoded by the coding sequence GTGAACTTTCCGGAATGGCGTGAACGACCGGCTCAGACGTATTTCGGCCCGGCGTCCTGGCAGGCCCAGCTGCTGGCTGCGGCCGCAGCGATCTTTTTGCGCACCTCGATCGCCGTGCTGACGCTGGTCGGCATGGTCGTCAACTGGTTCTGGCCCGCGGCTCTGCAGCGAGCACGCCTCGACCTCATCGACCAACCGATGCGCTACATCCGGGCGCTGCCTGGCACCGAGGTGATACGGGAGCGGCTGACCGACTGCCCGGCGGAGTGGGTGGTGGCCCCGGGCGCCCGCGACTCAAACCGGGTGATCGTCTACTTCCACGGCTCGGCACTGGTGACGCTGGGCCTCAATTCGCACCGCCGCTTTGCCAGCAAGCTCTCCGCGGTCACCGGCGCGAAGGTGTTCAACGTCGGCTACCGCTTGGCGCCGCTGGCCGGGATCGACGAGGCCGTCGCCGACGGCCTGTGCGCCTACCGCCGCGTTCTGGACGCCGGGTTCACCGCGGATCACGTTGTGGTGGCGGGGGATTCGGCCGGCGGACTGATGGCGGTGAACACCGCGCTGGCCGCTCGCGATGCCGGGTTGCCGGCACCCGCAGGCCAAGTGCTCATGTCACCGCTGACCTCGTCAGACATGGCGATCAAGCGCGAGGCCGCACGCACCCACCGAGACCCGTTCTTCCCGTTCATGGCCTTCATGTTCATCTACCGGGTATTCGCCACCGTGAACGGCACCCGCGAGCTTCCGGTGATGCCGCCCGAAGCGGAGCTGCGCGGGCTGGGACCGTTCCTGCTGCAGGTCGGCAACAACGAGATGCTGCGCAACGACACCTTCGTGCTGGCTGACAAGTTGACCGCCGCCGGCGTGCCGAACTGGGTTCAGGTGTGGGACCGCGCGTTGCACATGTTCCAGCTCACCTTCGACTTCAACCCCGACGCTCGCCGGGCGGTCGCCGAGATCGCCGACTTCGTCGAGTACGCCGTGGCCAACGCTGCGCCGAGCGCCGAGTCGACTCTCGGCGCCTAG
- the purH gene encoding bifunctional phosphoribosylaminoimidazolecarboxamide formyltransferase/IMP cyclohydrolase, whose translation MTDGKRPIRRALISVYDKTGLVDLAAGLHAAGVDIVSTGSTAKSIAAKGIPVTPVEQVTGFPEVLDGRVKTLHPRVHAGLLADLRKPEHAAALDELEIAAFELVVVNLYPFSETVDSGAGVDECVEQIDIGGPSMIRAAAKNHPSVAVVVDPLGYDGVLTAVNAGGFTLAERKRLASLAFRHTAEYDVAVASWMSSTLAPEEPRQALPEWYGRTYRRATQLRYGENPHQQAALYCDGGAWPGLAQADQLHGKEMSYNNFTDADAAWRAAFDHEDTCVAIIKHANPCGIAISSTSVADAHRKAHECDPLSAFGGVIAANTEVSVEMAEYVSTIFTEVIVAPAYEPGAVEILSRKKNIRVLLASEPLRGGTEWRQISGGLLMQSRDGLDAPGDNPVNWTLATGSPADPATLADLVFAWRACRAVKSNAIVVAADGATIGVGMGQVNRVDAARLAVERGGERVAGAVAASDAFFPFPDGLQTLTAAGVKAIVHPGGSVRDDEVTAAAAEAGITLYLTGARHFAH comes from the coding sequence ATGACCGACGGCAAGCGACCGATTCGTCGCGCGTTGATCAGCGTCTACGACAAGACCGGACTGGTCGACCTGGCCGCCGGCCTGCACGCCGCCGGCGTGGATATCGTCTCCACCGGATCTACCGCCAAGTCGATTGCGGCCAAGGGCATTCCGGTGACGCCGGTGGAGCAGGTGACCGGCTTCCCGGAGGTGCTCGACGGCCGAGTGAAGACGCTGCACCCCCGGGTACACGCCGGTCTGCTGGCCGACCTGCGTAAACCCGAGCACGCCGCGGCCCTGGACGAGCTGGAGATCGCGGCGTTCGAGCTGGTGGTGGTCAACTTGTACCCATTCAGCGAGACCGTGGATTCCGGTGCCGGCGTGGACGAATGCGTCGAGCAGATCGACATCGGCGGACCGTCGATGATCCGGGCGGCCGCCAAGAACCACCCCAGCGTCGCCGTGGTGGTCGATCCGCTCGGCTACGACGGTGTGCTGACCGCGGTCAACGCCGGCGGATTCACTCTGGCGGAGCGGAAACGTTTGGCGTCACTGGCATTTCGGCACACCGCCGAATACGACGTCGCGGTCGCCAGTTGGATGTCGTCGACGCTGGCGCCCGAGGAGCCCCGGCAGGCGCTGCCGGAGTGGTACGGGCGCACTTACCGCCGGGCCACGCAGCTGCGCTACGGCGAGAATCCGCACCAGCAGGCCGCTCTCTACTGTGACGGCGGTGCCTGGCCGGGCTTGGCTCAGGCCGACCAGCTGCACGGAAAAGAGATGTCCTACAACAACTTCACCGACGCGGATGCCGCTTGGCGGGCGGCATTCGATCACGAAGACACCTGCGTGGCCATCATCAAGCACGCCAACCCGTGCGGCATCGCGATCTCGTCGACCTCGGTGGCCGATGCCCACCGCAAGGCGCACGAGTGCGACCCCTTGAGTGCATTCGGCGGGGTGATCGCGGCCAACACCGAAGTCAGCGTGGAGATGGCGGAGTACGTCAGCACCATCTTCACCGAGGTGATCGTCGCGCCGGCTTACGAGCCGGGTGCCGTGGAGATCTTGTCGCGCAAGAAGAACATCCGGGTGCTGCTGGCCTCCGAGCCGCTGCGCGGCGGCACCGAATGGCGCCAGATCAGCGGTGGTCTGCTGATGCAGAGCCGCGACGGCCTCGACGCACCGGGAGACAACCCGGTGAACTGGACGCTGGCCACCGGGTCGCCGGCCGACCCGGCCACGCTGGCCGACCTGGTCTTCGCCTGGCGGGCCTGCCGCGCGGTCAAATCCAACGCGATCGTGGTCGCGGCCGACGGTGCCACCATCGGTGTGGGCATGGGGCAGGTCAACCGGGTGGACGCGGCCCGGTTGGCTGTGGAGCGCGGTGGCGAGCGGGTGGCCGGTGCGGTGGCGGCCTCCGACGCGTTCTTCCCGTTCCCCGACGGTCTGCAGACCCTGACCGCGGCCGGGGTGAAGGCGATCGTGCACCCCGGCGGCTCGGTGCGAGACGACGAGGTCACCGCGGCGGCCGCCGAGGCCGGGATCACGCTCTACCTGACCGGGGCACGGCACTTCGCGCACTAG
- a CDS encoding DUF5336 domain-containing protein, producing MTYSPGTPGFQPSQPSGSYGPPTPSFAKAGGDAESKLPQYLRIAVVALGLGVYLANFGPIVTITDVDYPLVLGDAGHTVPLAVLAALLAAVSLLPKAKVYTAVVAVVSALGALLAISTVADASGDYTIGWGLWLILTFSVLQAVAAVGSLLLEAGVVTAPTPRPKYDPYAQYGLPPGGNYYGQQGYGHQGQQAPQQPGYPSSYGSYPSAPSSGGFGAQQAPSSGAYSSGAQQSAPQGPPTPPTGFPSYNPPSSGGSGSSSTGGHSASGSDQSSTGGQQSQGGSASSGPAQP from the coding sequence ATGACCTACTCGCCCGGGACTCCCGGCTTCCAGCCTTCTCAACCGTCAGGCTCATACGGACCACCGACCCCGTCGTTCGCCAAAGCGGGCGGCGATGCCGAGAGCAAACTGCCGCAGTATCTCCGGATCGCGGTGGTTGCGCTGGGGCTGGGTGTCTACCTGGCCAACTTCGGGCCGATCGTGACGATCACCGACGTCGACTACCCGCTGGTCCTCGGCGACGCCGGCCACACCGTTCCGCTGGCGGTGCTGGCCGCACTGCTGGCCGCGGTCAGCCTGCTGCCCAAGGCGAAGGTCTACACGGCGGTGGTCGCCGTGGTCTCGGCGTTGGGTGCCCTGCTGGCCATTTCGACCGTCGCCGATGCCAGCGGCGACTACACCATCGGTTGGGGGCTGTGGCTGATCCTGACCTTCAGCGTCCTGCAGGCCGTCGCCGCGGTCGGATCGTTGCTGCTGGAGGCCGGCGTGGTGACTGCGCCGACGCCGCGTCCGAAGTACGACCCCTACGCCCAGTACGGGCTGCCGCCGGGCGGTAACTACTACGGCCAGCAGGGCTACGGACACCAGGGTCAGCAGGCTCCGCAGCAGCCTGGTTACCCGTCGTCGTACGGCAGCTACCCGTCCGCGCCGTCCAGCGGCGGCTTCGGCGCCCAGCAGGCACCGTCGTCGGGTGCCTACTCCTCAGGCGCCCAGCAGTCGGCACCGCAGGGGCCGCCGACTCCGCCGACCGGATTCCCCTCCTACAACCCGCCGTCGTCCGGTGGTTCGGGGAGTTCATCGACCGGTGGCCACAGCGCATCCGGTTCGGACCAGAGCTCGACGGGCGGCCAGCAGTCGCAGGGCGGCTCCGCCTCGTCGGGGCCGGCGCAGCCCTAA
- the purN gene encoding phosphoribosylglycinamide formyltransferase — protein sequence MQPIHVAPSVPARLVVLASGTGSLLESLLAAAVGDYPARVVAVGTDRDCRAVEVAAAAGLPVFTVRMADYPNRAAWDLALTEATAAHSPDLVVSAGFMKILGSHFLNRFLGRTINTHPALLPAFPGAHAVPEALAYGVKVTGCTVHLVDAGTDTGPVLAQEPVAVLDGDDEDSLHERIKTVERKLLVDVLAALATGGVTWNGRKATLG from the coding sequence GTGCAACCGATCCACGTGGCTCCCAGCGTCCCCGCCCGGCTGGTGGTGCTGGCTTCGGGCACCGGGTCGCTGCTCGAGTCGCTGCTGGCCGCAGCGGTGGGGGACTACCCGGCCCGAGTGGTCGCCGTCGGCACCGACCGGGACTGCCGGGCGGTGGAGGTCGCCGCGGCGGCCGGGTTGCCGGTATTCACCGTCCGGATGGCTGACTATCCGAACCGGGCGGCATGGGACCTCGCGTTGACCGAGGCCACCGCGGCCCACAGTCCCGATCTGGTGGTCTCGGCGGGGTTCATGAAAATCCTGGGATCGCACTTCCTCAACCGTTTTCTGGGACGCACCATCAACACCCACCCGGCGCTGCTGCCCGCGTTCCCGGGAGCGCACGCGGTGCCCGAGGCGTTGGCCTACGGAGTCAAGGTCACCGGCTGCACCGTGCACCTGGTGGACGCCGGAACCGACACCGGTCCGGTGCTGGCCCAGGAACCGGTCGCCGTGCTCGACGGCGACGACGAAGACTCTTTGCATGAACGCATCAAGACAGTGGAGCGCAAGCTCCTGGTTGACGTGCTGGCCGCATTGGCGACCGGCGGCGTGACCTGGAACGGACGAAAGGCAACCCTGGGATGA